The DNA region GGCGCGGCGCCGGCGCCGTTCGCGACCTACACCGAGTGCGTGCAGCAGCTGGTCAACAAGTCCGTCGACGCGGTCACCACGGACGGTGCCATCCTGCTCGGCTACGCCGCGAAGCAGCCCGACAAGGTCAAGGTCGTGGGTGACCCGTTCAGCCAGGAGCGCTACGGCATCGGGTTCGCCTTCGGCGACACGCAGATGTGCGAGTTCCTCATCGACACGCTGCAGGCCGCGTTCGACGACGGCAGCTGGGCCCAGGCCTTCGCCGACACGCTCGGCAAGTCCGGGGTCTCCGCGCCGCCGGTCCCCCAGCTCGACGACAAGTGCTGACCGCCCGTCACCTGTGAACGGTCTGACCTGACGTGAACGTCCTGGCGGACAACGCCGGAGAGATCCTCGAGGGCTTCTGGAAGACGATCCAGCTCTTCGTGCTCTCCGGCGTTGCCTCGCTGGTCCTCGGGACCGTGCTCGCCTCCATGCGGGTCAGCCCGATCCCGGTGCTGCGCGGCGCCGCGGCGGTCTTCGTCCACGTCGCCCGCAACACCCCGCTGGTGCTGATCTTCATCATCTTCGTCTTCGGGTTCCCGACGGTCGGCATCCAGTTCTCGTTCTTCACCTTCGCGGTCCTCGCCCTGACCGCGTACACCTCGGCCTTCATCTGCGAGGCGGTTCGCTCCGGGATCAACGCGGTCAGCGCCGGACAGGCCGAGGCCGCCCGCGCCCTCGGGATGACCTTCCGGCAGAACCTCACGCTGATCGTGCTACCGCAGGCCACGCGCAGCGCGATCCCCCCGATCACCAACATCCTGATCGCGCTGGTCCGCAACACCGCGGTCGCGGAGGCATTCGGGGTCACCGAGGCCTCCTACGTGATGTCGGGCCTGCTCCGCGACCACGCCGACTCCCTGTACTGGATCTTCTTCGGCATCGCCGGCGGCTACATGCTCATCGTCTTCGTGCTCACTGCGTTCGCCGCGTGGTTGGAGCGCCGGGTGGCGGTGCTGCGATGAGCCTGGTCCTCTTCGACGTCCCCGGTCCGCGGGCCCGCCGCCGGGCACGGATCTTCAGTGCCCTCGCGATCGTCGTCTTCGCCGCGCTCGTCGGCTGGGTGATCTGGCGTCTCGACCAGCGCGACCAGTTCGACTCCACGCTCTGGGAACCCTTCACCGACCGCGGCATTCAGAAGGCCATCGCCCGCGGGCTCGGTGCGACGATCCGGGCCGCGCTGTTCGCGATCGTCCTCGCACTGATCCTCGGGATCCTGCTCGCGGCCGGACGCCTGTCGACGCGGCGCTGGCTGCGCTGGCCCTGCGTGGCGTTCGTCGAGTTCTTCCGCGCGACGCCGGTCGTCATCCTGATCCTGTTCCTGTTCATCGCCTTCTCCGGCGACTTCGAGCCGATCGGCGACGACCTCTCCGACGCCCTCCCCGAACGCGTCGCGGCCATTCTCGGCACCGACCAGCTCGGGACGCTGGCCCCGCTGGTGATCGCGCTGATGCTGTACAACGGGGCGGTCCTCGCCGAGGTGTTCCGCGCGGGCATCCTCGCCGTGCCCAAGGGCCAGCGCGAGGCCGCCGCGGCCGTCGGGCTGACCGAGCGTCAGATCATGAGCCAGGTCCTGCTCCCCCAGGCGACCCGCATCATGCTGCCCTCGATCGTCAGCCAGGCCGTCGTCGCGCTGAAGGACACCTCGCTCGGCTTCATCATCGCCTACCCCGAGCTGGTCCGCGTCGGCCGGAACATCTACGACACCCGCTACAACATCATCCCGACGGTCATCGTCATCACGATCATCTACGTCGCCCTGAACATGGCGGTCGACGGCTTCGCCCGCTGGCTCGAACGCCGCCAGGCCCGGCGCTACAGCCGCGCCGCCGTCTCCCAGGCCGCCGCCGTCACCGACGCCACCTGACACTCGCCCGAAAGCGCAGTACGACACCCGCTTTTTGCTTTCGCGGGTGCCATAGTGCGCTTTCGGGGAGATGCCCGGCGGGACAGGCGATCAGTCGCCCAGGGGCGGGGCGTCCTCGCCCTCGGCCTCGAGCGCCTCGCGGATGACGCGGTAGGCGACGGCCTCGGAGTACCCCTTGCGCGCGAGCAGGGAGGCGACGCGGCGGAACCGGACCTGGGTGTCGAGGCCGCGGGTCGCGGCGAGGCGCTTGGTCGCGAGGGTGCGCGCGGTCTCGAGCTCACGCTCGGGGTCGAGCTCCGCGACCGCGACGGCCACGACGGCCGCGTCGACCCCGCGGGTCCGCAGCTCGTGGGCAAGGGCGCGGCGGGCGAGGCCGCGGCCGGCGTGGCGGCTCTCCACCCACGCCTCGGCGAAGGCCTGGTCGTCGATCAGGCCGACGTCGGTGAACCGCTCGAGGACCTCGTTCGCGACGTCCTCCTCGATGCCCTTGCGGGCCATCGCGGCCGCGAGCTGCGCGGCCGTGCGCGGCCCGTGCGAGAGCTGCCCCAGGCAGATCTCCCGCGCCAGGGCCGAGGGCTCGACGGGCTCCGCGGGCGGCTTCTCGCGTTTCTCGCGCCGCGCCCGCGGCTGCCCCTCGGATGCTCCGACGAACGACGGCGGCGCGTCGGGGTCGAACTCCCACCGGCTGCGGGATCGCCGTTGACGCGCCGCCATCGTTGTTCTCCCCGGACCGCTCAGAAGTCGGTCGGGGTGTCCTCGTCGACGGGCTTGTCGAGCTGCGGGCCGATGCCGAGCTTCTCCTTGATCTTCTTCTCGATCTCGTTCGCGAGGTCGGGGTTGTCCTTCAAGAAGTTGCGAGCGTTCTCCTTGCCCTGGCCGAGCTGGTCGCCCTCGTACGTGTACCAGGCACCGGACTTGCGGACGAAGCCGTGCTCCACGCCCATGTCGATCAGGCCGCCCTCGCGGCTGATGCCCTGGCCGTAGAGGATGTCGAACTCGGCCTGCTTGAACGGCGCGGCCATCTTGTTCTTCACGACCTTGACGCGGGTCCGGTTACCAACCGGCTCCGAGCCGTCCTTGAGCGTCTCGATCCGGCGGACGTCCAGCCGCACCGACGCGTAGAACTTCAGGGCCCGACCACCGGTCGTGGTCTCCGGCGACCCGAACATCACGCCGATCTTCTCGCGGAGCTGGTTGATGAAGATCGCGGTCGTCTTCGAGGAGTTCAGCGCACCGGTGATCTTGCGGAGCGCCTGGCTCATCAGGCGGGCCTGGAGACCGACGTGGCTGTCGCCCATCTCGCCCTCGATCTCGGCGCGGGGCACGAGGGCCGCGACCGAGTCGATGACGATGATGTCGAGCGCGCCCGAGCGGATCAGCATGTCCGCGATCTCCAGCGCCTGCTCGCCGGTGTCCGGCTGGGAGACCAGCAGCGCGTCGGTGTCGACACCGAGCTTGCGGGCGTACTCCGGGTCGAGCGCGTGCTCGGCGTCGATGAAGGCCGCGACCCCGCCGGCCCGCTGGGCGTTGGCGACCGCGTGGAGGGCCACGGTCGTCTTGCCGGAGGACTCGGGGCCGTAGACCTCGATGACACGCCCGCGGGGCAGACCACCGATGCCGAGGGCCACGTCGAGGGCGACCGAGCCGGTCGGGATGACGTCGACCGGTGCGCGCGTGTCGTCACCGAGCCGCATCACCGAGCCCTTGCCGAACTGCCGCTCGATCTGCGACAGGGCGTTGTCGAGTGCCTTGTCGCGGTCTGGTGCCTGAGCCATGTGTTGCCCCCACCTCGGGTCGTCGGATCTCGTCGGCGGCGACATTTCCATGCGGGTCCGACAACCGGCCCCGCCGTGCTCGGATCTGTGGATGCCGCGGCGTGGGGAAAACGCTAGCTCGAACACCCGTTCGACGAAACGCGCCACGCCGATCGTTCGAACAAAGTTTCGTCCCACCCGTCACACCCGGGGTGACACCCCCACGGCGACGGGGAGGGTCAGCGCCGCGACGGCGGCAGTTCCAGCGCGGCGCAGACGGCCCGCCAGACGGTCTTGGTGTCCTCGCCGGCGTCGAGAGCCTGCTGGACGGTACGGCCGCCGAGGCCGGCGATCACCGTGTCCCGGGCGTAGGACTCCGCGTACCCGGCCCCGAGCTCGGTCCGCATCCGATCCCAGAAGTCCGACAGGCGCATGCGGGTCAGTGTGCCTGCGGCCCGCACCGGAACGACGAACCGCCCCACACCGAGCGGCGTGGGGCGGTTCGGGAAGCAGGTTCTAGCCGAGCGCCTCGGCGTCGACGAGACGCTGCAGAGCCGCGTCCCAGCCGTGGTCGGGGAACTCGGCCGCGAGCGACTCGAGCTCGGCCTTGATCTTGGCGCCGTGGCCGGCCGCCGCGAGGCTGCGGATCTCCTCGACGAACGCGTCGGAGTTCGTCCGCAGGTTCGGGGTCCGCCCGGTGGTGATGTTGCGAACGTAGGCGTTCTTGCCGCCGTTCAGCGGGATCACGTACTTGACCTCGCCGAGGACGGAGACGGCGCCGGAGGCGGAGCCCGCACCGGCGCGGACTGACGCGCGTGAGGTCTTTGACTGCTTGCCGGACACGTGGCTCTCCTGCGGAAAAGATCGGGATGTGGCAGCCCATGGTACCCAGCACCCCGGGGTGCCCGTGCCGCGCGACCCCGTCAGGGCGTCCGGCCGGCCAGCCGGAGCAGCGTCTCCAGGTCCGACCCCGGCGCGTCGCCGGGTGCCGGCGGCTCGAAGAACGGGACTCCCCCGGCCCCGAGCGGCAGGGCGTTCTCCGGCCAGACACGCAGCGCGAACGCCGCCAGTTCCGGATCGCAGGCCTCGTCGAGACCGAGGGAGCGGGCCAGGTCCCAGGTGTGGACGACGACCTCGACGACCCGGATCTGGAGCAGGATGCGCCCCGGGATGTCCCCGGTCGAGAACGGGACGACCCGCTCCAGCGCCCCGGGCTCGGCGAACGCCGCGGCGCACAGCGCCCGGTTCTCCTCCCACGCCGGGAGCGCGCCGATCACGAGGGCGTCGATCTGCCGTTCGGCGAGAAAGTCGTCCCGCGTGCCGCCCCGCACGAGGCGGCCGTACCGGCCGCCGCCGATGACCACGTGGTTCACCAGGCGGTAGGTGTCCCAGTCGGTGCAGGGCGTGGGGCGGTGCCAGTCGGCCTCCCCGACCTCCCGCAGCCGCCGGTCGAAGCCGCGGTCCGCGGCGCTCAGAGCCTCGAGCACGTTCATGTGATCAGCTTCGCCTCCAGACGCCGGATCGCGAGCCAACAGGCTCCCGCGCCGAGCCCGGTCAGGTACAGCACGTGCAGCAGCAACGCGGCGTCGACCGCCCCCGTCGTGAGCCCCCGCAGCAACGCGACCCCGTGGTACAGCGGCAGTACCCGGGCGAGCCAGGCGACCGGGTCCGGGTAGGTCGACAGCGGCGCGAAGGTCGCCGAGAACAGGAACATCGGCAGGACGCCGGTCATGACCCACTCGAAGTCCTGCCAGCCGCGGATCAGCGCCACCGCGGCCAGGCCCAGCGCCGCGAACGTGAACCCGACGAGCAGCGCGGCCGGCAGGGCGAGGACCGCCCACCACGACGAGCACAACCCCAGCGCGGCCATCACCGCCAGGAACGCCGCCGAGTACGCCCCGCCGCGCATCAACGTCCACGCGATCTCGCCGACGGCGATGTCGCGGATCGTGATCGGCGTGGCCAGCACCGCCTCGTACGCCTTCGACAGATGCAGCTTGGCCATGATGTTGAAGCTCTCCATGACCGCGCCGTTCATCGCGGAGGCCGCGAGCATGGCCGGCGCCACGAACTCCGTGTACTCCAGCGGTCGGCCGCCCGGGCCCTCGACGTCACCGACGAGATCGGCGATCCCGACGCCGATCGAGAGCAGGTAGAACAGCGCCTCGAGGAATCCGCCGAGGATCACGAGCATGTGCCCGCGGAAGAACAGCGCGTTCCGCTCGACGACGTGCCGACCCGCCCCCAACGCCGGCCGGCCGACGCGTGGGAGCGGCGGCAGCACCCGCCCGACCGCCGTCACGGTGCCAGCCTCCGCGCGTACATCCGGACGGCGAGGACGAAGCCGCCGACCGTCCACGCGAGCAGGTATGCGACGTGCCCGAGACCGCTCGCGAACGTCCCCTGCTCCAGGGCCAGGTCGCGGCAGAGATCGACGCCGTGCCACAGCGGCGTCACGTAGGCCAGCTGCTCCACCCCCACCGGGAGCTGCGCGACCGGGAAGAACGCGCCCGAGAACAACGACATCGGCAGGACCACGAAGCGGTAGAACGCGGCGAGACTCATCTCGACCCGTCGGGTGATGGCGAACGCCGCGATCGGGGCGGCGTGCGCCAGCCCGCAGAGCACCGCCGCCGGCATCGCCGCGAGGACCCACGGCGAGGAGAACGCCCCGAACAGCGCCGCCACCGCGGTGAAGATCGTCACCGTCGCGGTCAGTTTCAGCGCGATGAACAACAGGTGGCCCGTCAGCAGGTCGTGCACCCGCAGGCGCGTCACCTGCTGCGCCGGATAGGTCCCCCACCACCGCAACGCCCCGATGACCGGCCAGGAACTCTCCTCGAACCCCTGCTGCATCGCGGTGAGGGCGAGGATCCCGGGGGCCAGGAACACCAGGTACTCGACGCCCTGCACCCCGGCCGCCCCGACGTTGTCGTCGACCAGCGTCCCGACGCCGAACCCGAGCGCGGTCAGGTACAGCAGCGGTGTCACGGTCATGGCGGTGAGCTGGGTGCGCCAGTGCCGCCGGTTGCGCAGGAGCCAGTACTCCATGGCCGGGACGGCCGGGCCGAGCAGCGGGCGCATCAGTCGACCAGCGTCCGGCCGGTGAGGCGGAGGAACACGTCCTCCAGCGAGGAGCGTCGGACCAGGACCGAGGCCAGGTTCAGCTCGTGATGATGGTGCGTCACGGCAGCGGCGGTGGCGTCCCCGTCGTCGGTGTAGAGCAGGACACGGTCCGGGAGGACCTCGATCCGCTGCGCGAGCGGCGCCAGGACCTCGGCCGGGCGCGCGGTCTCGCCGTCGGCCGGGCGGGCCTCGACGACCTCGCGGGTCGAGTGCGTCGCGATCAGGTCCCGCGGTGAACCCTCGGCCGCGATCCGACCGCCGTCCATCACGACGAGCCGGTCGCAGAGCTGCTCGGCCTCGTCCATGTAATGCGTCGTCAGAATCAATGTGACGCCTGAGCGCTTGAGCTGGAACAGCCGCTCCCACACGACGTGCCGGGCCTGCGGGTCGAGCCCCGTCGTCGGCTCGTCGAGCAGCAGGAGCCGGGGCCGGTTCACCAGCGCCCGCGCGATCGTCAGGCGCCGCTTCATGCCGCCGGAGAGGGTGTCGACGCGCGAGTCGCGCCGATCGGCGAGTTGCACGAACTCCAGCAGCTCGTCGGCCCGGGAGCGGCACTCCTTCCACGGCAGCCCGAAGTAACGGCCGTAGATGACGAGGTTGTCGCGGACGGTCAGTTCTCCGTCGAGGCTGTCCTCCTGCGGGACGACGCCCAGCCCGGCCCGGATCTGCGAGCCATCGACCGCCGGGTCCCGCCCGAGCACCCGGAGCACTCCCGCGGTCGCGGGCGACGTGCAGCCGATCATCCGCATCGTCGAGCTCTTGCCGGCCCCGTTGGGCCCGAGGAAGCCGAAGGCCTCACCCGCGCGGACCTCGACGTCGATCCCGGCCACGGCGACGCGGCGTTGCTCCCCCTCGCCGAACGCCTTGACCAGGTCGCGGGCGAACACCAACGCGCCCGGCGGCGCGTCGACGGCGACCGCCGCCCGTTCGTCCCTGGTCTCGTCCACCGGGGCACGTTACCCGCGTCCGCCGACGCGGGGCCGTCCAATTCCGCCCGCCCGGCATGACCGCCCACCGGGCGGGGGTAGGACGCCCACATGGACTGGAACGAGCAGCTGTGCGACCAGCTCGAGCGGCACTGGACCGGGCAGCTCCGGCCCCGGCTCGACGGGCTGACGGACGACGAGTACTGCTGGGAGCCCGTCCCCAACTGCTGGAACGTCCGGCCCCGCGGCACCGGCACCGCGATCGACTTCGCGAACCCCACCCCGGACCCCGAGCCGGTGACGACGATCGCCTGGCGCCTGGGCCACCTGATCGTCGGCGTCTTCGGCATGCGCGTCGCCCGCCACTTCGGCGGACCCGCGATGGACTACGAGACCTTCGAGTACGCCGGCACCGCCGCGACCGCACTCGCCCAACTCGACGAGGCCTACGCCGCCTGGATGGCCGGCGTGCGCACCTGGACCGACGAGCAGCTCGCCGCTCCCTGCGGCGAACCCGGCTACGAGGCCTTCCCGCGCGCCGCCCTGGTCCTCCACATCAGCCGGGAAGCGATCCACCACGGCGCCGAGATCGCCCTCCTCCGCGATCTCCACATCCGCCTCGGCTTCCGCTGACCCGCCGCCGCCTCCCTGCACAAGAGATGTCATCTCCAATGCATGCACTGGAGATGACATCTCTTGTGCAGATGACATCTCTTGTGCAGATGACATCTCTTGTGCAGGCCGGGCGGGGGCGGGTCAGGCGCGGGCGACGATCTCCCCGTGGGTGATGGAGAGCCAGCCGTCGCCGGCGGCGGCCCACTCGGACCAGCCGGCGGACATCGCCTGCAGGTCGGCCGCGGTGGCGTAGCCGGAGGTCAGGGCCTGGGTCGCCATCGCCGAGGAGAGGATCCGGTCCGCCCACATCCCGCCCCACCAGGCGCGGTCGTCCGGGGTCGCGAAGCACCAGACGCTCGCGGTCGGGGTGATGTCGGCGAACCCGGCCTGCTGCGCCCACGACAGCAGGCGCCGCCCGGCCTCGGGCTCGCCGCCGTTGTCGCCCGCGCACCGCAGGTAGAGCGCCATCCAGTCGTCGAGCGCGGGCGGCTTCGGGTACCACGCGAACGCCGGGTAGTCGCTGTCGCGCACGGCGACGATCCCGCCCGGCCGCGTCACCCGCCGCATCTCCCGCAGCGCCTGCACCGGGTCGGCGACGTGCTGCAGGACCTGGTGCGCGTGCACGACGTCGAAGCTGTCGTCCGCGAACGGCAGAGCGTGGACGTCCCCCACCGCGAACTCCACCCCGGTCGTTCCCCGCGCCGCCGCCTCCGCCCGGCACAGGTCGAGCGCCTCGGCGGTCGGCTCGAGCGCGGTGACCGCTCCCACCCGCTCGGCGAGGTCCAGCGTGAGCGTCCCCGGCCCGCAGCCGACGTCGAGCAGGCGCTGGTCCGAGGCCAGGTACGGCAGCAGGTACGCGGCGGAGTTCTCCGCGGTCCGCCACCGGTGGGAGCGCAGCACCGACTCGTGGTGGCCGTGGGTGTACGTCATGGCGTCTCACTCTCTGAGATTTATGTCTTACATTGTAAGACCCACCGGACCGGGGTGCATCGGGGCCAGGCCTACTGTCGGTGCCGCGGGGCAGGATGGACCGGTGCCCCCCACCTCCGACCCGATGGCCGGATTCGCGCCGGCGACCACGGCGTGGTTCTCCGGTGCCTTCGAGGCGCCCACGACCGCCCAGATCGGCGCGTGGGAGGCGATCGCGTCCGGTCGGCACGCCCTGGTCGTCGCCCCGACCGGGTCGGGCAAGACGCTCGCGGCGTTCCTGTCCGCCCTGGACCGGCTGACGTCCACCCCGCCGCCCGCCGAACGCGAGCGGCGCTGCCGCGTCCTCTACGTCTCGCCGCTCAAGGCGCTCGCCGTCGACGTCGAGCGCAACCTGCGCGCCCCGCTGGCCGGCATCCGCCAGGCCGCGCACCGGCTCGGTCTCCCGGAGCCGACGGTCGAGGTCGGCATGCGCACCGGCGACACCCCCGCCGACGAGCGCCGCAAGTTCGCCACCCGCCCGCCGGACATCCTCATCACCACGCCGGAGTCGCTCTTCCTCATCCTCACCTCGCGCGCCCGGGAGTCCCTTGCGGGCGTCGAGACCGTGATCGTCGACGAGGTCCACGCGGTCGCCGCCACCAAGCGCGGCGCCCATCTCGCGCTCTCCCTCGAACGCCTCGACGCCCTGCTGGAGAAGCCCGCCCAGCGCATCGGCCTGTCCGCCACCGTGCGCCCGGTCGAGGAGGTCGCGCGGTTCCTCGGCGGCGCCGCCGAGACCGTCGTCGTCAAGCCGCCGGCCGACAAGCAGTTCGACATCTCGGTCGTCGTCCCGGTCGAGGACATGCGCGAACTCGGCGTCCCCACCGCGGAGTTCGAGGGCTCCGCCGCCGGCGCCGAGCCACGGACCTCGATCTGGCCGCACGTCGAGGAACGCATCACCGACCTCATCGAGGCCCACCGCACGACGATCGTGTTCTCCAACTCCCGCCGACTCGCCGAACGTCTGACGCAGCGTCTGAACGAGGCTGCCCTCGAACGCGAGACCGGCGAGGAGCTCCCGCCCGAAGGGACGATCAAGCAACCCGCCCAGCTGCTCGGACACAGTGGCGTCTCCCGCGGCGCCCCGGAGGTCCTCGCCCGGGCCCACCACGGCTCGGTCTCCAAGGAGCAGCGGGCGATCATCGAGGACGAGCTGAAGACCGGGCGCCTCAAGGCCGTCGTCGCCACCTCGAGTCTTGAGCTCGGCATCGACATGGGCGCGGTCGACCTCGTCGTCCAGGTCGAGTCGCCACCCTCGGTCGCCAGCGGCCTGCAGCGCATCGGCCGCGCCGGCCACCAGGTCAGTGCGGTCTCCCGCGGCGTCGTGTTCCCCAAGCACCGGGGCGACCTCGTCCAGACCGCCGTCGTCGCCGAGCGCATGATGGCGGCTCAGATCGAGGCCATCCGCATCCCGCGCAACCCCCTCGACGTCCTCGCGCAGCACATCGTCTCGATGGTCGCCCTCGACGAGTGGTCCGCGGACGAGCTCCTCGCTCTCGTGCGCCGCGCCGCCCCGTTCGCCTCGCTCCCGCAGTCGTCGTTCGACGCGGTCCTCGACATGCTCTCGGGCCGCTACCCGTCCGACGAGTTCGCCGAGCTGCGCCCGCGGCTGGTCTGGGACCGGGTGAACAACACCCTCACCGGCCGGCCCGGTGCGCAGCGGCTCGCGGTCACCAGCGGCGGCACGATCCCCGATCGCGGCCTGTTCGGGGTCTTCCTGGTCGGGGAGAAGGCCTCCCGTGTCGGTGAGCTCGACGAGGAGATGGTCTACGAGTCCCGCGTCGGCGACGTCTTCACACTCGGCTCGTCCAGCTGGCGGATCGAGGACATCACCCACGACCGCGTGCTCGTCTCCCCCGCGCCCGGCCAGCCCGGTCGGCTCCCGTTCTGGAAGGGCGACTCGATCGGGCGCCCCCTCGAACTCGGTCGCGCCCTCGGCGGCTTCCTGCGGGAGCTCGCCCGCCTCGACGACGCCGCCGCCCGGGAGCGCCTGGCCCGGTGCGGGCTCGACGAGTGGGCGACCGACAACCTCCTCGTCTACCTCGCCGAGCAACGCGAGGCCACGACGCACGTCCCCGACGACCGCACGATCGTCGTCGAGCGCTTCCGCGACGAGCTCGGCGACTGGCGGCTGTGCGTGCACTCCCCCTTCGGCGCGCAGGTCCACGCCCCGTGGGCGCTGGCTCTCGCCGGCCGCCTGCGCGAGCGCTTCGGCGTCGACGTCCAGGCGATGCACGCCGACGACGGCATCGTCCTGCGCCTGCCCGACATCGAACTCGACGAGCTCGACCTCCCCCACGGTCAGAGCCCATCGGTGGTGCTCGACCCGGCCGAGGTCGACGCGCTCGTCACCGCCGAGGTCGGCGGCTCCGCGCTGTTCGCCTCCCGCTTCCGCGAGTGCGCGGCCCGCGCCCTGCTGCTCCCACGCCGCGACCCGGGCAAGCGGTCGCCGCTGTGGCAGCAACGGCAGCGGTCGGCCCAACTGCTGTCGGTCGCATCTGAGTACGCGTCATTCCCGATCCTGCTCGAGACGATGCGCGAGTGCCTGCAGGACGTCTTCGACGTCCCCGGCCTCGTCGAGCTGATGACCGACATCGAGAACCGAAAGGTCCGCGTCGTCGAGGTGGAGACCTCGTCGCCGTCCCCGTTCGCACGCTCGCTGCTCTTCGGCTACGTCGCCGCCTTCCTCTACGAGGGCGACTCCCCGCTCGCCGAACGCCGCGCAGCCGCTCTCGCCCTCGACTCCGCCCTGCTCGCCGAGCTCCTCGGCCAGGCCGACCTGCGCGAACTGCTCGACGTCGGCGCGGTCGAGACCGTCGAGATCGAGCTCCAGCGCCTCACCGCCGAACGCAAGGCGAAGGACCTCGAAGGAGTGGCCGACCTGCTGCGCCTGCTCGGCCCGCTGACGACCGCCGAGGTGATCGCCCGCGTCGTCGACGGGAACGAGGCCGAGGTCCCGCGCTGGCTCGCCGCCCTGGAGGAGGCCCGCCGCGCCATCCGCGTCCGCATCGCCGGCGCCGAGCAGTGGGCGGCGATCGAGGACGCCGGCCGGCTGCGCGACGCCCTCGGTGCCCCGCTGCCCGTCGGCGTGCCCGAGGCGTTCACCGAACCCGTCCGCGACCCCCTCGGTGACCTCGTCGCCCGCTTCGCCCGCACCCACGGCCCGTTCGCGGTGGCGGACGTCGCCGCCCGGTTCGGGCTCGGCAGCGCGGTGGCCCGCGGCGCCCTCGGCCGGCTCGCCGCGACGGGCCGCGTCGTCGAGGGCGAGTTCCGCCCCGGCGGGTCCGGCACCGAGTGGTGCGACGCCGAGGTGCTGCGCCGCCTGCGCCGGCTCTCGATCGCCCGGCTGCGGCAGGAGATCGAACCCGTCGAGCACACCGCGCTGGCGCGGTTCCTCCCCGCCTGGCAGCACGTCGGCGCCGACGCCCTGCGCGGCGTCGACGGTGTCCTGCGGGTCGTCGAACAGCTCCAGGGCGCCGCGGTGCCCGCCTCCGCGCTGGAGCGGCTGATCCTGCCCGCGCGGGTGGTCGGTTACTCCCCCGCGATGCTCGACGAACTGACCGCCGCCGGCGAGGTCCTGTGGGCGGGCCACGGCTCGCTGCCCGGCGACGACGG from Sporichthya brevicatena includes:
- a CDS encoding amino acid ABC transporter permease; its protein translation is MNVLADNAGEILEGFWKTIQLFVLSGVASLVLGTVLASMRVSPIPVLRGAAAVFVHVARNTPLVLIFIIFVFGFPTVGIQFSFFTFAVLALTAYTSAFICEAVRSGINAVSAGQAEAARALGMTFRQNLTLIVLPQATRSAIPPITNILIALVRNTAVAEAFGVTEASYVMSGLLRDHADSLYWIFFGIAGGYMLIVFVLTAFAAWLERRVAVLR
- a CDS encoding amino acid ABC transporter permease, whose product is MSLVLFDVPGPRARRRARIFSALAIVVFAALVGWVIWRLDQRDQFDSTLWEPFTDRGIQKAIARGLGATIRAALFAIVLALILGILLAAGRLSTRRWLRWPCVAFVEFFRATPVVILILFLFIAFSGDFEPIGDDLSDALPERVAAILGTDQLGTLAPLVIALMLYNGAVLAEVFRAGILAVPKGQREAAAAVGLTERQIMSQVLLPQATRIMLPSIVSQAVVALKDTSLGFIIAYPELVRVGRNIYDTRYNIIPTVIVITIIYVALNMAVDGFARWLERRQARRYSRAAVSQAAAVTDAT
- a CDS encoding regulatory protein RecX translates to MAARQRRSRSRWEFDPDAPPSFVGASEGQPRARREKREKPPAEPVEPSALAREICLGQLSHGPRTAAQLAAAMARKGIEEDVANEVLERFTDVGLIDDQAFAEAWVESRHAGRGLARRALAHELRTRGVDAAVVAVAVAELDPERELETARTLATKRLAATRGLDTQVRFRRVASLLARKGYSEAVAYRVIREALEAEGEDAPPLGD
- the recA gene encoding recombinase RecA, whose amino-acid sequence is MAQAPDRDKALDNALSQIERQFGKGSVMRLGDDTRAPVDVIPTGSVALDVALGIGGLPRGRVIEVYGPESSGKTTVALHAVANAQRAGGVAAFIDAEHALDPEYARKLGVDTDALLVSQPDTGEQALEIADMLIRSGALDIIVIDSVAALVPRAEIEGEMGDSHVGLQARLMSQALRKITGALNSSKTTAIFINQLREKIGVMFGSPETTTGGRALKFYASVRLDVRRIETLKDGSEPVGNRTRVKVVKNKMAAPFKQAEFDILYGQGISREGGLIDMGVEHGFVRKSGAWYTYEGDQLGQGKENARNFLKDNPDLANEIEKKIKEKLGIGPQLDKPVDEDTPTDF
- a CDS encoding DUF3046 domain-containing protein is translated as MRLSDFWDRMRTELGAGYAESYARDTVIAGLGGRTVQQALDAGEDTKTVWRAVCAALELPPSRR
- a CDS encoding TIGR03086 family metal-binding protein encodes the protein MNVLEALSAADRGFDRRLREVGEADWHRPTPCTDWDTYRLVNHVVIGGGRYGRLVRGGTRDDFLAERQIDALVIGALPAWEENRALCAAAFAEPGALERVVPFSTGDIPGRILLQIRVVEVVVHTWDLARSLGLDEACDPELAAFALRVWPENALPLGAGGVPFFEPPAPGDAPGSDLETLLRLAGRTP
- a CDS encoding ABC transporter permease — protein: MTAVGRVLPPLPRVGRPALGAGRHVVERNALFFRGHMLVILGGFLEALFYLLSIGVGIADLVGDVEGPGGRPLEYTEFVAPAMLAASAMNGAVMESFNIMAKLHLSKAYEAVLATPITIRDIAVGEIAWTLMRGGAYSAAFLAVMAALGLCSSWWAVLALPAALLVGFTFAALGLAAVALIRGWQDFEWVMTGVLPMFLFSATFAPLSTYPDPVAWLARVLPLYHGVALLRGLTTGAVDAALLLHVLYLTGLGAGACWLAIRRLEAKLIT
- a CDS encoding ABC transporter permease; translated protein: MRPLLGPAVPAMEYWLLRNRRHWRTQLTAMTVTPLLYLTALGFGVGTLVDDNVGAAGVQGVEYLVFLAPGILALTAMQQGFEESSWPVIGALRWWGTYPAQQVTRLRVHDLLTGHLLFIALKLTATVTIFTAVAALFGAFSSPWVLAAMPAAVLCGLAHAAPIAAFAITRRVEMSLAAFYRFVVLPMSLFSGAFFPVAQLPVGVEQLAYVTPLWHGVDLCRDLALEQGTFASGLGHVAYLLAWTVGGFVLAVRMYARRLAP
- a CDS encoding ABC transporter ATP-binding protein — its product is MDETRDERAAVAVDAPPGALVFARDLVKAFGEGEQRRVAVAGIDVEVRAGEAFGFLGPNGAGKSSTMRMIGCTSPATAGVLRVLGRDPAVDGSQIRAGLGVVPQEDSLDGELTVRDNLVIYGRYFGLPWKECRSRADELLEFVQLADRRDSRVDTLSGGMKRRLTIARALVNRPRLLLLDEPTTGLDPQARHVVWERLFQLKRSGVTLILTTHYMDEAEQLCDRLVVMDGGRIAAEGSPRDLIATHSTREVVEARPADGETARPAEVLAPLAQRIEVLPDRVLLYTDDGDATAAAVTHHHHELNLASVLVRRSSLEDVFLRLTGRTLVD
- a CDS encoding DinB family protein, which encodes MDWNEQLCDQLERHWTGQLRPRLDGLTDDEYCWEPVPNCWNVRPRGTGTAIDFANPTPDPEPVTTIAWRLGHLIVGVFGMRVARHFGGPAMDYETFEYAGTAATALAQLDEAYAAWMAGVRTWTDEQLAAPCGEPGYEAFPRAALVLHISREAIHHGAEIALLRDLHIRLGFR